Proteins from one Terriglobia bacterium genomic window:
- a CDS encoding ammonium transporter: MSKFLRCLLALFFLCSPLVLPAQSAGLTHADTQSDRIAKLEQQIADSKGSADNAWMLMSSALVLLMTGPGLALFYGGLVRKKNVLATMMQSFALMAVVTVVWAIVGYSLSFGEGNSFIGGLHNLFLHGVGAQPDPDYAATIPAQTFMIYQLMFAIITPALITGAFAERMKFSAMVVFMVLWSAIVYSPMAHMVWGKGGLLNAALGGRFPMLDFAGGTVVHVTSGVSALVCALYLGHRIGYPRQAMPPHSMVLSFIGACLLWVGWFGFNAGSALSAGSLATSAFVATHFAAATAVIGWVAAEWLRNGKPSALGAISGAVAGLVAITPAAGFVTPMAALGIGAIAGVFCYLMVAHVKARFGYDDSLDAFGIHGAGGTLGALLTGVFASSAVNPIFKDSGGRVLASGALEGNTHQFANQAIGVGIAAALAVVGTLAILKVVDAVIGLRVPEHHEIQGLDLSQHGEEGYDWEHPAPVAAAAFSQVATHGSGMARDISRIDPHAAMGD; the protein is encoded by the coding sequence ATGTCAAAGTTCCTGCGCTGTTTGTTGGCTTTGTTTTTCTTGTGCTCGCCCCTGGTTCTGCCGGCGCAATCTGCTGGGCTCACGCACGCGGACACCCAAAGCGACCGCATCGCCAAACTGGAGCAACAAATCGCAGACTCCAAAGGCTCCGCCGACAACGCATGGATGCTCATGAGCTCTGCACTCGTCCTGTTGATGACCGGCCCAGGGCTTGCGCTTTTTTATGGCGGCCTAGTGCGCAAGAAAAATGTTCTGGCCACCATGATGCAAAGCTTTGCCCTGATGGCCGTTGTGACCGTTGTTTGGGCCATCGTCGGGTATAGTCTGTCTTTCGGCGAAGGCAACAGTTTCATCGGCGGACTGCATAATCTCTTTCTCCATGGCGTAGGCGCGCAGCCTGATCCCGACTACGCTGCAACCATTCCGGCGCAAACTTTCATGATCTACCAGCTCATGTTTGCCATCATCACGCCCGCGCTCATCACCGGAGCTTTTGCAGAGCGGATGAAGTTCAGCGCCATGGTGGTTTTTATGGTGCTGTGGTCGGCCATTGTTTATAGCCCGATGGCGCACATGGTCTGGGGCAAAGGCGGTTTGCTCAACGCCGCGCTGGGTGGGCGCTTCCCGATGCTCGACTTCGCCGGCGGCACCGTTGTCCACGTCACCTCTGGAGTTTCCGCACTGGTCTGCGCGTTGTATCTTGGCCATCGCATCGGTTATCCGCGGCAGGCCATGCCGCCGCACAGCATGGTGCTGAGTTTTATTGGCGCGTGTCTGCTCTGGGTGGGATGGTTCGGCTTCAACGCCGGCAGCGCACTCAGCGCGGGCAGCCTGGCCACCAGCGCTTTTGTGGCGACGCACTTTGCCGCTGCCACTGCCGTCATTGGATGGGTAGCTGCCGAGTGGCTGCGCAACGGCAAGCCCAGCGCTCTTGGCGCGATCTCCGGCGCAGTCGCGGGTTTGGTAGCCATCACGCCTGCAGCAGGCTTTGTTACGCCGATGGCAGCTCTTGGCATTGGCGCGATCGCCGGAGTCTTCTGTTACCTGATGGTCGCACACGTAAAAGCTCGCTTCGGCTATGACGATTCACTCGACGCTTTCGGCATTCACGGCGCAGGCGGAACTCTGGGCGCGCTGCTCACGGGCGTCTTCGCCAGCAGCGCCGTGAATCCCATCTTCAAAGATTCCGGCGGACGCGTGCTTGCCTCCGGCGCGCTGGAAGGGAACACACATCAGTTCGCCAATCAAGCAATCGGCGTTGGGATTGCCGCTGCGTTGGCGGTGGTGGGAACGCTGGCCATCTTGAAAGTGGTCGATGCCGTCATCGGTTTGCGTGTGCCTGAGCATCATGAGATTCAGGGTCTCGATCTATCTCAGCATGGAGAAGAGGGTTATGACTGGGAGCATCCGGCGCCGGTGGCTGCGGCAGCTTTCTCACAGGTAGCGACCCATGGCTCCGGAATGGCGCGTGATATCTCCCGCATCGACCCGCACGCAGCTATGGGCGATTAG
- the ligA gene encoding NAD-dependent DNA ligase LigA, translated as MTPAAKDRVTNNRTNDRVKDRDVERQIEELRETIRHHEHLYYVLDAPELPDAEFDRLMQELKQLEAAHPELITTDSPSQRVGGKPAEGFPKVVHSRPMLSLDNAYNEQELRDWDRRVRESAGSEKLEYVCEFKLDGMSLALTYQSGQLLKGATRGDGTVGEDVTSNVRTMRSVPLSVPAGVLKKAGVPADFEVRGEVIMPLLAFERMNEDRERQELSKFANPRNAAAGTIRVLEPNIVAQRRLDFYSYFLLVDGKLYPEHHDDSLKALQALGFKVNANHRLARDIDQVLEFIAKCEQLRDKLPYEIDGVVIKVNSTRTQQRLGFTGKAPRWAIAYKYAARSGTSRIEDILVQVGRTGKLTPVAALKPVSIGGTTVTRATLHNQDEIDRLEVKIGDWVVIERGGDVIPKVVKVISDKEHPRGHKIFHMPERCPECGGHVVRVEGEADHRCVNTACPAKLRESILHFAARSVMNIEGMGESMVNQLSSRGLVKDLADVYELNQEKLLSLERVGEKSAANLLREIEQSRKLPLERVIYGLGIRFVGERTAKFLAEHFGSMDALMNASAESLQEVDEVGPRIANSIQEFFAEPRNRDLVKRLGKYLNFKGEKKQRGTALAGKTFVITGTLANYSREAAKKLVEDAGGKVSSAVSKKTDYVIAGEDPGSKLDKARELGVQIIDEKEMEQLAKAK; from the coding sequence ATGACACCTGCCGCCAAAGATCGGGTGACCAATAATCGGACGAATGATCGAGTGAAAGACCGGGACGTAGAGCGCCAGATCGAGGAACTGCGCGAGACGATCCGCCATCACGAACATCTTTATTACGTCCTGGACGCGCCTGAACTTCCCGACGCCGAATTTGATCGGCTGATGCAGGAGTTGAAGCAGCTGGAAGCGGCGCACCCAGAGTTGATTACCACTGACTCGCCTAGTCAGCGCGTGGGCGGCAAACCGGCGGAAGGCTTTCCCAAGGTCGTCCATTCGCGTCCCATGCTTTCACTGGATAATGCCTACAACGAGCAGGAACTGCGCGACTGGGACCGCCGTGTGCGCGAGTCAGCGGGCAGTGAAAAGCTGGAATATGTTTGCGAGTTCAAGCTGGATGGCATGTCACTGGCGCTTACGTATCAGAGCGGCCAGCTGCTCAAGGGAGCGACGCGCGGCGATGGCACCGTGGGAGAAGACGTGACATCGAATGTGAGGACCATGCGGTCAGTTCCGCTTTCTGTGCCTGCCGGTGTTTTAAAAAAAGCTGGAGTCCCTGCGGACTTTGAGGTTCGCGGCGAAGTGATTATGCCGTTGCTGGCTTTTGAGCGCATGAATGAGGACCGAGAGCGGCAGGAGCTAAGCAAGTTTGCCAACCCGCGCAATGCCGCTGCCGGGACCATCCGCGTGCTGGAGCCAAACATTGTGGCCCAGCGGCGGCTGGATTTTTACTCTTACTTCCTCTTGGTGGATGGCAAGTTGTACCCCGAGCATCATGATGATTCGCTGAAAGCGCTTCAGGCGCTGGGATTCAAGGTGAATGCAAATCATCGGTTGGCGCGCGATATTGATCAGGTTCTGGAATTTATTGCCAAGTGCGAGCAGTTGCGGGACAAGTTACCTTATGAAATTGACGGTGTTGTCATCAAGGTAAACTCCACGCGAACGCAGCAGCGGCTTGGCTTCACCGGTAAAGCTCCTCGCTGGGCCATTGCATACAAATATGCCGCGCGCAGCGGTACCAGCCGGATTGAAGACATTCTTGTTCAGGTGGGCCGCACGGGCAAGCTGACGCCGGTGGCCGCGCTTAAGCCTGTTTCGATTGGCGGCACAACGGTAACACGCGCAACGCTCCACAACCAGGATGAGATCGACCGTCTGGAAGTGAAGATCGGCGACTGGGTGGTGATTGAGCGCGGCGGCGACGTGATTCCAAAGGTTGTGAAAGTTATTTCTGATAAAGAGCACCCGCGCGGCCACAAGATATTCCACATGCCGGAGCGATGCCCGGAATGCGGCGGCCACGTGGTTCGCGTGGAAGGCGAAGCCGATCATCGCTGCGTGAACACGGCGTGCCCCGCCAAGCTGCGTGAAAGTATTCTGCATTTTGCGGCGCGCTCTGTGATGAATATTGAGGGCATGGGTGAATCCATGGTCAACCAGCTTTCAAGCCGTGGTCTGGTGAAAGACCTGGCGGATGTCTATGAGTTGAACCAGGAGAAATTGCTGAGCCTTGAACGCGTAGGAGAAAAATCAGCGGCGAACCTGCTTCGAGAAATTGAGCAATCCCGCAAGCTGCCGCTGGAACGCGTGATCTATGGCCTGGGAATCCGCTTTGTGGGGGAACGCACGGCCAAGTTTCTTGCGGAACATTTCGGCTCGATGGATGCTCTGATGAATGCGTCCGCAGAATCATTGCAGGAAGTGGATGAAGTTGGCCCGCGCATTGCCAATAGCATTCAGGAATTTTTTGCCGAGCCTCGCAATCGCGACCTGGTAAAACGGCTGGGCAAGTATCTGAACTTCAAAGGTGAAAAAAAACAGCGCGGCACTGCGCTGGCGGGGAAAACGTTTGTGATCACCGGCACGCTGGCAAATTATTCGCGCGAGGCTGCAAAGAAGTTGGTGGAAGATGCGGGAGGAAAAGTTTCGAGCGCCGTGAGTAAAAAGACGGATTACGTGATCGCCGGAGAAGATCCCGGCTCCAAGCTGGATAAGGCGCGCGAGCTGGGAGTGCAGATCATCGACGAAAAAGAGATGGAGCAGTTGGCAAAAGCGAAGTAG
- a CDS encoding VWA domain-containing protein — MNRTRALSPWFSLACLLVGLLCVWGLHAVAQDPQQGDRIPPGSQSQKDQSTYRVNVRLVNVFTTVTDSRGAPVADLTKDDFQLFEDGIPQTIKVFEKESAIPLSIALAIDTSPSTMRDFKLETTSARRFVHSILRNEDRLSVFEVTENIDQITRFTSDLRTIEHGIDSLKTGPGTSIYDAIFLCSESLLDREGRKVLVLITDGGDTTSKADYNTALRRAQQAEAIVYSIIVVPVEADAGRNLGGEHALIQISKDTGGKYYYAEGQQQLDEAFRKISDELRTQYLLAFYPTRKISDSPFRKIKVELTKKDPEGQAYQVRHRAGYYTAPAR, encoded by the coding sequence ATGAATCGGACTCGCGCTTTGTCGCCGTGGTTCAGTCTGGCTTGCCTGTTGGTCGGCCTGCTCTGTGTGTGGGGCCTGCATGCCGTGGCCCAGGACCCGCAGCAGGGAGACCGCATCCCTCCGGGATCACAATCGCAAAAAGATCAATCCACCTACCGCGTGAACGTGCGGCTGGTAAACGTTTTTACCACTGTGACCGATTCCCGTGGTGCTCCGGTGGCCGACCTCACAAAAGACGATTTCCAACTGTTTGAAGATGGCATTCCGCAGACGATCAAAGTGTTTGAGAAAGAGTCCGCTATTCCGCTGAGCATCGCGCTGGCGATTGACACCAGCCCCAGCACCATGCGCGACTTTAAGCTGGAAACTACCTCGGCGCGCAGGTTTGTCCATTCCATCTTGCGGAATGAAGATCGCCTCTCAGTTTTTGAAGTGACGGAAAACATTGACCAGATAACGCGTTTCACTTCTGACCTGAGGACGATTGAACATGGCATTGACAGTTTAAAAACAGGGCCGGGGACATCCATCTACGACGCAATTTTTCTCTGCTCAGAGTCGCTGCTGGACCGCGAAGGCCGCAAAGTTTTGGTCCTGATTACAGACGGCGGCGATACGACCAGCAAGGCCGACTACAACACCGCATTGCGGCGGGCGCAGCAAGCGGAGGCAATTGTCTATAGCATTATTGTGGTGCCGGTGGAAGCCGATGCCGGGCGCAACCTGGGCGGCGAGCACGCGCTCATACAGATTTCAAAAGATACCGGCGGAAAATATTATTACGCTGAAGGCCAGCAGCAGCTTGATGAAGCCTTCCGCAAAATCAGTGACGAATTGCGCACGCAATACCTGCTGGCTTTTTATCCCACCCGCAAGATTTCAGATTCGCCCTTCCGTAAAATCAAGGTGGAGCTTACCAAAAAAGATCCTGAAGGGCAGGCGTATCAAGTGCGCCATCGTGCGGGATATTACACAGCGCCAGCGAGATAG
- a CDS encoding RNA chaperone Hfq — MSFRAAAPAFTKKTTKTPPPDDTGMESSYLKALGEKQTPVTVKLVCGEALHGWIEYYDVGMVRLTREGSPNLFIFKHEIMYIAEDTGRRAR, encoded by the coding sequence ATGTCTTTCCGTGCAGCCGCCCCAGCCTTTACCAAAAAGACCACCAAAACTCCGCCTCCGGATGATACGGGAATGGAGTCCTCTTACCTGAAAGCTCTGGGTGAGAAACAGACGCCGGTGACCGTGAAACTGGTCTGCGGAGAAGCGTTGCACGGCTGGATTGAATACTACGACGTAGGCATGGTACGCCTTACCCGCGAAGGCTCGCCCAATTTGTTTATCTTCAAGCACGAAATTATGTACATTGCGGAAGATACCGGGCGCCGCGCGCGCTGA
- the rpsU gene encoding 30S ribosomal protein S21, whose amino-acid sequence MAEVRLQEGEPLENALRRFKRKVQTEDIIKEVKRHSYYLKPGEKKRVKQALARKRAKKKIRKDRDSRSDRD is encoded by the coding sequence TTGGCAGAAGTCCGATTACAGGAAGGCGAGCCGCTGGAAAATGCGCTGCGCCGGTTTAAACGTAAAGTCCAGACAGAGGACATTATTAAGGAAGTAAAGCGCCACTCGTATTATCTGAAGCCGGGCGAGAAGAAGCGCGTGAAACAGGCCCTAGCGCGCAAGCGGGCAAAGAAAAAGATCCGCAAAGACCGCGACTCCCGTTCTGACCGCGACTAG
- a CDS encoding inositol monophosphatase translates to MSPKEDYIHPMQELAREVGALLMSFFGKVSIEYKGDADLVTKADRASEQLIVERIRKQWPEHDLIGEEGSRRETGSDFRWHIDPLDGTTNFAHGYPVFCVSMALEYKGDRIAGVVYDPSRDEMFAAVKDGGSFLNGRAIHVSSVAKLKESLVATGFPSHKRHKNPNIHFYHQITLRSHGVRRAGSAALDLCYLACGRYDAYWEFNLNSWDTAAGVLLVQEAGGTVTNFTGGPFNIDSREVLGSNTLLHAELLQEFQAIIAGRVEGLPSVAESFQSK, encoded by the coding sequence ATGTCCCCTAAAGAAGACTACATTCATCCCATGCAGGAACTGGCCCGTGAGGTCGGTGCTCTGCTCATGTCATTTTTCGGCAAAGTTTCCATCGAATACAAGGGCGATGCCGATCTGGTTACGAAGGCGGATCGGGCTTCAGAGCAACTGATTGTCGAGCGAATTCGCAAGCAGTGGCCTGAGCATGACCTGATTGGGGAAGAAGGCAGCCGCCGCGAAACCGGCAGCGACTTCCGCTGGCACATTGACCCGCTCGACGGCACAACGAACTTCGCCCATGGCTATCCGGTGTTTTGCGTTTCCATGGCGCTGGAGTACAAAGGCGATAGAATCGCGGGAGTAGTTTACGATCCTTCACGCGATGAGATGTTTGCCGCGGTAAAAGATGGCGGCTCATTTCTGAATGGCCGCGCGATTCACGTCTCTTCCGTCGCAAAGTTAAAAGAAAGTCTTGTGGCTACCGGCTTTCCCAGCCACAAACGGCATAAGAACCCGAACATCCACTTTTATCACCAGATCACGTTGCGATCTCATGGTGTACGTCGCGCGGGCTCCGCGGCGCTTGACCTTTGTTACCTGGCGTGCGGACGCTATGACGCTTACTGGGAGTTCAATCTCAACTCATGGGACACCGCCGCGGGCGTTCTGCTGGTGCAAGAGGCGGGCGGCACTGTCACGAACTTTACCGGCGGGCCATTTAATATCGATAGCCGCGAAGTACTGGGCAGCAACACTTTGCTACATGCCGAACTGCTGCAAGAATTTCAGGCGATCATCGCCGGACGCGTGGAAGGCCTGCCATCGGTAGCGGAATCGTTTCAGTCAAAGTAG
- a CDS encoding aspartate aminotransferase family protein: MTKDEILKKHKQYLFPSVSTYYSDPLVTDRASMQHLWDVDGNKYLDFFGGIVTISVGHANPRVTGKMKAQVDRLQHASTVFPNEAVVALAEKIAQITPGEISQSFFTNSGSEANEYAVQLARMFTGRFEIVALRHGYSGRSQLTQSLTAHNTWRKSLPVPAPGVVHAMNAYCYRCPLGKTYPSCEVACAKDVEAVIQTSTSGQIAGFLAEPIQGVGGFITPPKEYFKIVFKIVKDYGGVFISDEVQTGWGRTGKRWFGIEQWEVTPDIITAAKGLANGSPVGLTATRPDIAASFKGLHISTFGGNPVTSVAAKATIEVIEEDRLMDNADTVGRYYRDGLEALKEKHDLIGDVRGMGLLQAIELVKNRTTKEPAPEATSQFMEQCRKGGLIVGKGGLFGNVIRTSPPLNISKGDVDEAIRIMDQAFTAMSPQMVGAASRS, translated from the coding sequence ATGACCAAAGACGAGATCCTCAAAAAGCACAAGCAGTATCTCTTCCCTTCCGTCTCTACGTATTACTCTGACCCGCTGGTGACGGACCGCGCCAGCATGCAGCACCTGTGGGACGTGGACGGAAACAAGTACCTGGACTTCTTTGGCGGGATTGTGACGATTTCCGTAGGGCATGCCAACCCGCGCGTGACCGGCAAGATGAAGGCGCAGGTAGACCGGCTGCAGCATGCGTCGACGGTCTTCCCTAATGAAGCGGTGGTGGCGCTGGCGGAAAAGATTGCCCAGATCACTCCGGGTGAGATTAGCCAGAGTTTCTTCACCAATAGCGGCAGTGAAGCCAATGAATACGCGGTGCAACTGGCGCGCATGTTTACCGGGCGATTTGAGATTGTGGCGCTGCGGCACGGCTACAGTGGACGCTCACAGCTAACGCAGTCGCTGACGGCGCACAACACCTGGCGGAAATCGCTGCCGGTGCCCGCGCCGGGCGTGGTGCATGCCATGAACGCGTATTGCTATCGCTGCCCGCTGGGCAAGACTTACCCAAGCTGTGAGGTGGCTTGCGCGAAGGACGTTGAAGCGGTGATCCAGACTTCGACTTCTGGACAGATTGCCGGATTTCTGGCCGAGCCCATCCAGGGCGTGGGCGGATTCATTACGCCGCCGAAGGAATATTTCAAAATCGTTTTTAAGATCGTGAAGGATTATGGCGGAGTGTTTATCTCCGACGAAGTGCAGACCGGCTGGGGACGCACCGGCAAACGCTGGTTTGGAATCGAACAATGGGAAGTTACGCCGGACATTATCACTGCCGCAAAAGGCCTTGCGAACGGCTCACCGGTGGGATTGACGGCGACTCGTCCGGATATTGCCGCCAGTTTCAAGGGGCTGCACATTTCGACTTTCGGCGGAAATCCGGTGACGTCAGTGGCGGCCAAAGCGACGATTGAAGTGATTGAAGAAGATCGCCTGATGGACAATGCTGACACGGTTGGCCGCTACTACCGTGACGGGCTTGAGGCTCTGAAAGAGAAGCACGATCTTATTGGCGATGTGCGCGGCATGGGACTGTTGCAGGCGATTGAGCTGGTAAAAAATCGCACGACCAAAGAACCTGCGCCGGAAGCCACCAGTCAGTTCATGGAGCAGTGCCGCAAAGGCGGTTTGATTGTGGGCAAAGGCGGCCTGTTTGGAAACGTGATTCGCACGTCGCCGCCGCTGAACATTTCCAAAGGAGATGTGGATGAGGCGATCCGCATCATGGATCAGGCTTTTACGGCGATGTCTCCGCAGATGGTTGGGGCGGCGAGCAGAAGTTAG